The Comamonas endophytica sequence GCTGGGTGTTGGTGGTCAGGGCCAGCGCTTCCTTCGGGCCTGCGTGGATCAGCTGGGCGACATCCTCGCCCAGCGCGTCGGAAGCTTCCTGCAGGGTCTGCACGACCACCGGATGGTCCTGCCAGGCGTCCAGCATACCCACGGACTGCGATCCCTGGCCAGGAAAGACAAATGCAAATTTCTTCATGCTCACGATCTTCTTTTAGTTTTGGAAAAAAGGCGGCCCCTTGGCCGCCGGCGGTTACAGCTTGAGCAGCACCGCGCCCCAGGTGAAGCCCCCGCCCACGCCTTCGAGCAGCAGGTTCTGGCCGGGCTTGATTTGGCCGCTGCGCACGCCATGGTCCAGCGCCAGCGGAATCGACGCCGCCGAGGTGTTGCCGTGCTGGTCGACGGTGACGATGACCTTCTCCATCGGCAGCCCGAGCTTCTTGGCGGTGCTCTGCATGATGCGGATGTTCGCCTGGTGGGGAATCAGCCAGTCGATGTCGGCATCGGTCATGCCGGCCTTGTCGAGCGTGGCGCGCGCGGCCTTCTCGAGCACGCCCACGGCCAGCTTGAACACCGCCTGGCCGTCCATCTTCAGCACCGGGTCGCCCAGCACCTTGCCGCCCGAGACGTTGCCGGGCACGCACAGGATGCCGCTGTGCTTGCCGTCGGCATGCAGGTCGCTGGCCAGGATGCCCGGCTGCTCCGAAGCCTCCAGCACCACGGCGCCCGCGCCATCGCCGAACAGCACGCAGGTCGTGCGGTCGTTGAAATCCAGGATGCGGCTGAAGACCTCGGCGCCGATGACCAACGC is a genomic window containing:
- a CDS encoding beta-ketoacyl-ACP synthase III, whose protein sequence is MRIYSRITGTGSYLPPRRVTNQDIQADLATRGIETSDEWIVERTGIRARHFAAPDVASSDLALEAARNALEAAGRTAADVDLIIVATSTPDMVFPSSAAILQHKLGASGCPAFDVQAVCSGFVYALTVADALVQTGSAKCALVIGAEVFSRILDFNDRTTCVLFGDGAGAVVLEASEQPGILASDLHADGKHSGILCVPGNVSGGKVLGDPVLKMDGQAVFKLAVGVLEKAARATLDKAGMTDADIDWLIPHQANIRIMQSTAKKLGLPMEKVIVTVDQHGNTSAASIPLALDHGVRSGQIKPGQNLLLEGVGGGFTWGAVLLKL